A single genomic interval of Mucilaginibacter boryungensis harbors:
- a CDS encoding RNA polymerase sigma factor gives MQSKLSDIELIDQTLAGNQSAYADLVKRHQRFVFTLAMRFTKSREDAEEVAQDCFIKAYRSLASFGQQSKFSTWLYSIVYTTAMTHLRKKRVDTSSIDDENTYLQLEDTHGGMDANLAENKSRSYYLNIAIGQLLPDDATIITLFYNGEQSLEEIGEALGMEANTVKVKLFRARQRLKEKLERLLKHEVNELI, from the coding sequence ATGCAAAGCAAGCTATCCGACATAGAATTGATCGATCAAACCCTTGCGGGGAACCAGTCGGCTTATGCCGACCTGGTAAAACGGCACCAGCGGTTTGTATTTACGCTGGCTATGCGCTTTACTAAAAGCCGCGAGGACGCCGAAGAGGTTGCACAGGATTGTTTTATTAAGGCTTACAGGTCGCTGGCCTCTTTTGGGCAGCAATCAAAATTCAGCACCTGGTTGTATAGTATTGTTTATACTACCGCCATGACCCATCTGCGCAAAAAACGGGTGGATACCTCTTCAATTGACGATGAAAATACTTATTTGCAGTTGGAGGATACACATGGCGGGATGGATGCGAATTTGGCCGAGAACAAATCGCGGTCGTATTACTTAAATATAGCTATTGGCCAGTTACTGCCCGATGATGCTACTATTATTACCTTGTTTTACAACGGCGAACAATCGCTTGAGGAAATTGGCGAGGCTTTAGGCATGGAGGCAAATACAGTTAAGGTTAAACTATTCAGGGCGCGCCAGCGTTTAAAAGAAAAGCTGGAACGCCTGTTAAAACATGAGGTTAACGAATTGATATGA
- a CDS encoding DinB family protein, translating to MIDKPQAGEYAPYYERYISLVDTGNVINLLAELKDSTFTFFNSLPADKAGYAYAEGKWTIKQVVGHLIDAERVFAYRLLCFSRGDKNSLPGFDENAFVEYGGFNNRTLLDLAEEFKAVRESNLYMLRAISDEQSKIIGTASNHPVSVRALAYIMAGHELHHLRITKERYL from the coding sequence ATGATTGATAAACCACAAGCGGGCGAATACGCCCCTTATTATGAGCGCTACATTAGCCTGGTTGATACTGGCAATGTTATAAACCTACTGGCAGAGCTTAAAGACAGCACTTTCACTTTTTTTAACAGCCTGCCAGCAGATAAAGCCGGTTATGCTTATGCCGAAGGTAAGTGGACCATTAAACAGGTAGTTGGCCACCTGATTGATGCCGAACGCGTTTTTGCTTACCGGCTGCTTTGTTTTTCGCGCGGGGATAAAAATAGCCTGCCGGGTTTTGACGAGAATGCTTTTGTGGAATATGGTGGTTTTAACAATCGTACCCTCCTTGACCTGGCCGAAGAATTTAAAGCGGTAAGGGAAAGCAACCTTTATATGTTGCGCGCTATTAGCGACGAACAAAGTAAAATTATAGGTACCGCCAGTAACCACCCCGTATCGGTAAGAGCTTTGGCTTACATTATGGCCGGGCACGAATTACATCACCTGCGGATAACCAAAGAAAGATATTTGTAA
- a CDS encoding sensor histidine kinase — MLNAYQQKQRWKYSLIAFAIVIVCGSLFYTNYLVKNIARSERTRAEVWALSMKQIISSDDNDFLPYVFAVRDSLTVPAIVVDEENNITAWKGLDSTKTYYKLPEEIKGNKGPKYDPGYFKAELEIMKSQHAPIKMKMPSIGGDKPGYSYIYYKDSFLLTQLKYFPYVQLSVIAIFLLLAYSVFSSSRRSEQDQVWVGLAKETAHQLGTPISSLLAWIELIKDKFNAEDDPLLAEMGNDVQRLEVVADRFSKIGSKPQLEPYPVYDVVKDYVDYFRIRVSNKINFEVHGDQHLIAGLNKPLFDWVIENLLKNAVNAIEDTGSIIVEISGSKTKKQVYIDVIDSGKGIPRSKFATVFQPGYTTRKRGWGLGLSLTKRMVENYHDGQIFVRDSELGKGTIFRIILKSLNND, encoded by the coding sequence ATGCTAAACGCCTACCAACAAAAACAACGCTGGAAATACTCGCTCATCGCCTTTGCGATAGTTATTGTATGTGGCTCGTTATTTTATACCAATTACCTGGTAAAAAACATTGCCAGGTCAGAACGTACCAGGGCCGAGGTGTGGGCATTAAGTATGAAACAGATCATCTCATCAGATGATAACGACTTTCTGCCTTATGTATTTGCCGTACGCGATAGCTTAACCGTCCCGGCCATAGTAGTAGATGAGGAGAATAATATAACGGCCTGGAAAGGATTGGATAGCACTAAAACCTATTATAAGCTACCGGAAGAAATAAAGGGCAACAAAGGCCCTAAATACGACCCGGGTTATTTTAAGGCCGAATTGGAGATCATGAAATCGCAGCATGCGCCTATTAAAATGAAAATGCCTTCCATTGGGGGCGATAAACCGGGGTACTCTTATATTTATTATAAGGATTCATTCCTGCTTACACAATTGAAGTATTTTCCGTACGTGCAGTTATCGGTTATTGCCATCTTCCTGTTGCTGGCCTATTCGGTATTCAGCTCTTCGCGCCGGTCGGAACAGGACCAGGTTTGGGTGGGCCTGGCTAAAGAAACCGCGCACCAACTGGGTACGCCCATATCATCATTATTGGCCTGGATAGAGTTGATAAAAGATAAATTTAATGCAGAAGACGACCCGCTGCTGGCCGAAATGGGCAACGATGTACAACGCCTTGAAGTTGTAGCCGACCGTTTTTCAAAAATAGGTTCGAAACCACAATTGGAACCCTACCCGGTATATGATGTGGTGAAAGATTACGTAGATTATTTTAGGATACGGGTTAGCAACAAGATAAATTTTGAAGTGCACGGCGACCAACACCTGATAGCCGGACTGAACAAGCCGCTGTTTGATTGGGTGATAGAAAACCTGCTGAAAAATGCCGTTAACGCTATTGAGGACACAGGCAGCATCATTGTTGAAATATCGGGCAGTAAAACTAAAAAACAAGTATATATTGATGTAATAGACTCGGGCAAGGGTATACCACGCTCTAAATTTGCAACCGTATTTCAACCAGGGTATACCACACGCAAACGCGGCTGGGGCTTAGGCCTTTCGTTAACTAAACGCATGGTAGAGAACTACCACGACGGGCAAATATTTGTGCGCGACTCTGAACTGGGTAAAGGAACTATTTTCCGTATCATATTAAAAAGCTTAAACAATGATTGA
- a CDS encoding TonB-dependent receptor → MKFLFSLMAIVLACFSALAQNTFKAKVVNYQTKVGLKGATATIPDLKITAVADTSGQITITNIPNGKFQVEITYIGFIKSEQVYNFPLQHPEQVFEIGLIPSTGELAGVTIQTTRTNQNLQDIPTRMEALPLEELDEKTTMRPGDIKMLLGETTGIHVQQTSAVSGSASFRIQGLDSRYTQLLQDGMPLYAGFSGSLSLLQISPLNLRQVEFIKGSASTLYGGGAIAGLVNLISKVPETDPELTVLLNGSSAKGADASAYYSQKWQHIGTTLFGSYNYNKAFDPSAVGFTAIPKTNRFTINPKVFLYMDDRNSGWFGVNTTYEDRLGGDLQVAEGKADNTHQYFERNKTFRFSTQLSFTHKIDGESRIGFKNTVGYFDRQLGEPGFDFKGRQFSSFSEINYVHNGEKASWVAGANLVTDHFAAKPPKDMLSYNQATTGIFLQNTYKATDWFSIESGLRLDKNTPAPDAPSSGLFFLPRVNALFKITDHLTSRIGGGLGYKMPTLFNDESEQDGYEHIQPLNIGNTRAEQSYGLNGDLNYRSKLGDEAFININQLFFSTRVNRPLILQNNAFINAPGYLNTQGTETNIKLVLDELVFYLGYTFTDTKQHFSNLIGAQPLTPKHQLSFDATYEIEGSFRFGVESFYTGPQLLSDGTTGKGYITFGMLVQKMWKHLDLFVNAENLTDQRQTKWGSIYTGTITKPKFRDIYTPLDGVVVNAGVRIKLLTNKL, encoded by the coding sequence ATGAAGTTTCTTTTCAGCCTTATGGCTATTGTGCTGGCTTGCTTTAGCGCGCTTGCACAAAATACGTTTAAAGCAAAAGTGGTAAACTACCAAACCAAAGTTGGCCTGAAGGGCGCAACTGCTACTATTCCCGATCTGAAAATTACGGCAGTTGCCGATACCAGCGGGCAAATTACCATAACTAATATCCCTAACGGCAAATTCCAGGTCGAGATCACTTACATAGGTTTTATAAAAAGCGAACAGGTTTATAATTTCCCGCTGCAACATCCGGAACAGGTTTTTGAGATCGGCTTAATTCCTTCAACAGGTGAACTGGCCGGGGTAACCATTCAAACCACCCGCACTAACCAAAACCTGCAGGATATCCCTACACGGATGGAAGCCCTGCCTTTAGAAGAGCTGGATGAAAAAACCACCATGCGGCCGGGCGATATAAAAATGTTACTGGGCGAAACAACAGGTATCCATGTGCAGCAAACTTCGGCGGTGAGCGGCAGTGCCAGTTTTCGCATCCAAGGTTTAGATAGCCGCTATACCCAATTATTGCAGGATGGCATGCCCCTATATGCCGGTTTTTCCGGTAGTTTAAGCTTGCTGCAAATCAGTCCGCTTAATTTACGACAAGTTGAATTTATTAAGGGCTCGGCCTCTACCTTATATGGCGGGGGCGCCATTGCCGGTTTAGTTAACTTGATTAGTAAAGTACCTGAAACCGACCCCGAGCTCACAGTGCTGTTAAATGGTTCGAGCGCGAAAGGCGCTGATGCCAGTGCTTATTACAGTCAAAAATGGCAGCATATCGGTACCACCCTATTTGGTTCCTACAATTACAATAAAGCTTTCGATCCTTCAGCCGTGGGCTTTACGGCCATCCCTAAAACTAACCGATTTACCATCAACCCTAAAGTGTTTCTATATATGGACGATCGTAATTCGGGCTGGTTTGGCGTGAATACGACCTACGAGGACCGCTTAGGCGGAGACTTGCAAGTAGCGGAGGGAAAAGCTGATAACACGCATCAATATTTTGAGCGCAATAAAACGTTCCGCTTTTCTACGCAATTGTCCTTTACGCATAAGATCGATGGTGAAAGCCGGATCGGTTTTAAGAATACCGTTGGTTATTTTGACAGGCAATTGGGTGAACCGGGTTTTGACTTTAAAGGCCGGCAGTTTTCATCTTTCAGCGAGATCAATTATGTGCATAATGGCGAAAAGGCTTCCTGGGTAGCCGGCGCCAACCTGGTAACCGATCATTTCGCGGCCAAACCGCCTAAAGATATGTTGAGCTATAACCAGGCTACCACAGGAATATTTTTACAAAACACCTATAAGGCCACCGATTGGTTCTCTATAGAAAGCGGCTTAAGACTGGACAAAAACACACCTGCTCCTGACGCGCCATCCAGTGGGCTTTTTTTCCTGCCGAGGGTTAATGCGTTATTTAAAATTACCGATCATTTAACCAGCCGTATTGGTGGTGGTTTGGGCTATAAGATGCCCACCCTATTCAATGACGAAAGTGAGCAGGATGGCTACGAGCATATTCAGCCTCTAAACATTGGCAATACCCGGGCCGAACAATCGTACGGACTGAACGGCGATCTGAACTATCGGTCCAAGTTGGGTGACGAAGCTTTTATTAATATCAACCAGCTGTTCTTTTCCACACGAGTAAACAGGCCGCTTATCCTGCAAAATAATGCTTTTATTAATGCCCCCGGCTACCTGAACACGCAGGGGACGGAAACCAATATTAAGCTGGTGCTGGATGAACTGGTGTTTTACCTGGGCTATACTTTTACAGATACCAAACAACACTTTAGCAACCTAATCGGTGCTCAGCCTTTAACCCCCAAACACCAGCTAAGCTTTGATGCCACCTATGAAATAGAAGGCAGCTTTCGTTTTGGTGTGGAAAGCTTCTATACCGGGCCGCAACTATTAAGCGATGGCACAACGGGAAAGGGATATATAACCTTTGGCATGCTGGTGCAAAAAATGTGGAAACACCTTGACCTGTTTGTTAATGCGGAAAACCTGACCGATCAGCGCCAAACTAAATGGGGCAGTATTTACACCGGCACCATCACCAAACCTAAATTCAGGGATATTTATACTCCTTTAGATGGCGTAGTGGTAAATGCGGGCGTCAGGATCAAATTATTAACCAATAAATTGTAA
- a CDS encoding S41 family peptidase: MKRAAAIIFRSIILILTGVTIGLLINGQNFPGQHLGYPFANDNKLEKTLQLVKDKYVDTVNIARVEGEAINNILQNLDPHSLYLPPQQAQSINERLEGEFNGIGIEYQLLRDTMFVTQVYAGGPAAKAGVRVGDRVMTVDNKPFSGTSLKPELINKTLRGEKGTTLTLGVTDMAGKAPLKQCLITRGHVDLSSLDAAYMAAPKIGYIKLGKFAATSDTDFRAALQKLKASGLKNLVIDLRGNGGGYLSAATSLADEFLPKGKLIVYTKGVHERRTDYFASDSGMFQQGNLAVLIDEYSASASEILAGCLQDLDRATLVGRRSFGKGLVQEQFPFGDGSAINLTVARYYTPSGRSIQKSYKNGVDSYHNEIADRMQKGELYSAANTLKDSSFRKVSYYHTSKGKKVYSGGGIMPDIFIPADTNTNTPLIQDLNQQQLFTAFLIDRLYPIFKKYTTDDDFIRNFQVSDQLFTDFIVYSSATIKEMDSRELRESKPNIKKLLKAYMARFMWGDTAYYRVVNNDDPAVMKAVGILKQQKPVLLANRYPNN; the protein is encoded by the coding sequence ATGAAAAGAGCGGCGGCAATTATCTTCAGATCCATCATATTAATATTAACCGGTGTTACCATCGGCTTGTTAATTAACGGCCAAAATTTCCCGGGGCAACACTTAGGCTATCCATTTGCAAATGATAACAAACTTGAAAAAACTTTGCAGTTGGTTAAAGACAAGTATGTGGATACCGTTAATATAGCCCGGGTTGAGGGCGAAGCTATAAATAATATCCTTCAAAACCTCGATCCGCATTCGCTTTATTTGCCCCCTCAGCAAGCGCAATCTATTAATGAACGGCTGGAGGGCGAATTTAACGGTATTGGAATAGAGTATCAATTACTGCGCGATACCATGTTTGTTACCCAGGTGTATGCCGGTGGCCCCGCTGCAAAAGCCGGCGTAAGGGTGGGCGACCGGGTGATGACCGTAGATAACAAACCTTTTTCGGGCACCAGCCTTAAGCCCGAACTAATAAATAAAACATTACGAGGCGAAAAAGGGACTACTTTAACCCTGGGCGTAACCGATATGGCGGGCAAAGCCCCCTTAAAACAGTGCCTTATAACCCGGGGCCATGTTGACCTGAGCAGCCTTGATGCTGCCTATATGGCGGCACCTAAAATTGGCTATATTAAACTGGGCAAGTTCGCAGCTACATCCGATACCGATTTCCGCGCGGCGCTGCAAAAATTAAAAGCCAGCGGATTAAAAAACCTGGTAATAGACCTGCGCGGCAATGGCGGCGGGTATCTTAGCGCGGCTACCTCGTTAGCCGACGAGTTTTTACCCAAAGGAAAGCTAATAGTTTATACAAAAGGCGTGCATGAGCGCCGCACCGATTACTTTGCGTCAGACTCGGGCATGTTCCAACAGGGTAACCTGGCGGTATTGATAGATGAGTATTCGGCATCGGCCAGCGAGATACTTGCAGGCTGCCTGCAGGACCTTGACCGCGCCACTTTAGTAGGACGGCGGTCGTTTGGTAAAGGGCTGGTGCAGGAACAGTTCCCTTTCGGGGATGGCTCGGCTATTAATTTAACCGTGGCCAGGTATTATACCCCTTCAGGCCGCTCTATCCAAAAATCGTACAAAAATGGAGTAGATAGCTACCATAATGAAATTGCCGACCGGATGCAGAAAGGCGAATTATACTCGGCCGCCAATACGTTGAAGGATAGTTCATTCCGTAAGGTATCTTATTACCATACATCGAAAGGTAAAAAAGTTTATAGCGGCGGCGGCATTATGCCCGATATTTTTATCCCAGCCGATACTAATACAAACACCCCGCTGATCCAGGACTTGAACCAGCAGCAGTTATTTACCGCTTTTTTAATTGACAGGCTTTATCCTATCTTTAAGAAGTATACTACCGATGATGATTTTATCAGGAATTTCCAGGTGAGTGATCAGTTGTTTACCGATTTTATTGTCTATTCATCGGCCACCATTAAAGAAATGGATTCGCGCGAGTTGCGGGAATCGAAACCCAATATTAAAAAACTGCTAAAGGCCTACATGGCCCGCTTTATGTGGGGCGATACGGCCTATTATCGCGTAGTTAACAATGATGATCCGGCTGTAATGAAGGCAGTAGGCATATTGAAACAGCAAAAACCAGTGCTATTAGCTAACCGCTACCCTAATAATTAA
- a CDS encoding Bax inhibitor-1/YccA family protein, with product MEIKDNNYTYDSVVQLDDEQTLSRKFLANVFLWMFAALAISTFCAYEFANNPDLRAYLFNPQTDGLSGLGLLAMFSPLAFVLLISFGFNRISYPVLAILFVVYAATLGISLSGILLIYTAASVFNVFLTATVLFGVMAIAGYTTKTDLTQLGSLLFIALIGLIIASVINMFLHSAQFDYVLSFFGVAIFTGLTAYDVQKLKRIGAGIEYGDADGKKLALMGALSLYLDFVNLFLFLLRIFGRRK from the coding sequence ATGGAAATTAAGGATAATAATTACACTTATGATAGTGTAGTACAACTGGACGATGAGCAGACCTTATCGCGCAAGTTTTTGGCAAACGTGTTTTTATGGATGTTTGCGGCGTTGGCTATCTCAACTTTTTGTGCATACGAATTTGCAAATAACCCAGACCTGCGCGCTTATTTGTTTAACCCCCAAACCGATGGCTTAAGCGGGTTAGGCCTTTTGGCTATGTTTTCTCCTTTGGCCTTTGTGCTGTTGATCAGCTTTGGGTTCAACAGGATATCTTACCCTGTACTGGCCATACTATTTGTGGTATATGCGGCTACTTTGGGTATCAGCCTTTCGGGTATATTATTAATTTATACAGCAGCCTCGGTATTTAATGTGTTCCTTACGGCAACGGTATTGTTTGGGGTAATGGCTATAGCCGGTTATACTACTAAAACAGACCTGACACAGTTAGGGTCGCTGCTGTTTATTGCTTTGATAGGTTTGATCATTGCATCGGTAATTAATATGTTTTTGCATAGTGCGCAATTTGATTATGTGCTTAGCTTTTTTGGCGTGGCCATCTTCACTGGTTTAACCGCTTACGACGTGCAAAAATTGAAACGCATTGGTGCCGGTATTGAATACGGTGATGCCGACGGTAAAAAATTAGCATTAATGGGTGCATTATCATTATATCTTGATTTTGTGAACCTATTCTTATTTCTGCTGCGCATATTTGGCCGCAGGAAATAA
- a CDS encoding universal stress protein, with amino-acid sequence MKKILIGIDDSKFAEHAVEYGFNLAHKLKAEVGLIHIIEPVVTAPAPSVDAGIGMPFDTTSDMVVPELYHIQDEKARTMLTAATKKYGKDTPITNFTEYGDTAEGIIKCSKDFNADMIVIGTHSRTGLDRLLMGSVAEHVIRHAEVPVLVVPMKEEDRD; translated from the coding sequence ATGAAAAAGATCCTTATTGGTATTGATGACAGTAAATTTGCCGAACATGCTGTTGAATATGGTTTTAATCTTGCCCATAAGCTAAAAGCCGAAGTTGGCCTGATACATATTATTGAGCCTGTTGTTACTGCACCCGCCCCCTCGGTTGATGCGGGTATAGGGATGCCATTTGATACCACCAGCGATATGGTGGTACCCGAGCTTTATCATATTCAGGATGAAAAAGCGCGTACTATGCTGACTGCTGCCACAAAAAAATATGGCAAGGATACGCCCATTACTAATTTTACCGAATATGGTGATACGGCCGAGGGTATTATAAAATGCAGTAAAGATTTTAATGCCGATATGATTGTTATTGGTACGCACAGCCGCACAGGGTTAGACCGCCTGTTAATGGGTAGCGTGGCAGAGCACGTGATACGTCATGCGGAAGTGCCCGTGCTGGTTGTACCGATGAAAGAAGAGGACAGGGATTAA
- a CDS encoding anti-sigma factor family protein: MNSIEEQLWSYIDGTCTAEESAQISRQLAHNPEYQQLYQELMQLHSEFGNLELDEPPMAFTYNVMEQIRTQEASVPLKATINKRIIWGIAAFFILTISVVLIVGLRDINWASSSSTSALKVPAQLNVAKVTGFFSGPWMKGFLFFDVVLGLFLLDGYLRKRTQDKQEGAH, encoded by the coding sequence ATGAACAGCATAGAAGAACAACTATGGAGCTACATTGATGGCACCTGCACCGCCGAAGAAAGCGCGCAGATAAGCCGACAACTTGCCCATAACCCCGAGTACCAGCAGCTGTACCAGGAATTGATGCAACTGCACAGCGAGTTTGGCAACCTTGAGCTTGACGAACCGCCTATGGCTTTTACCTATAACGTGATGGAGCAGATACGCACCCAGGAAGCCAGCGTGCCATTAAAAGCCACTATTAATAAGCGTATTATATGGGGCATAGCTGCCTTTTTTATATTGACCATATCTGTAGTGCTGATCGTTGGGTTGCGCGATATAAACTGGGCCAGCAGCAGCTCAACATCAGCATTAAAAGTACCGGCCCAATTAAATGTGGCTAAGGTGACCGGCTTTTTCAGCGGGCCATGGATGAAAGGTTTCTTGTTTTTTGACGTGGTGTTGGGCTTGTTCCTGCTTGATGGCTACCTGCGTAAACGCACTCAGGACAAACAAGAAGGGGCGCATTAA
- the murQ gene encoding N-acetylmuramic acid 6-phosphate etherase — translation MRLVTEKESNYNNLEQMPVGELLHHINDEDKTVAYAVEKEIPRIEKLVEVVTERMRNGGRLFYIGAGTSGRLGVVDASECPPTYGVPFDWVIGIIAGGDGAIRRAVEFAEDDPEQAWIDMGEYNINSKDVVVGIAASGTTPYVIGGLRKANQMGLATGCIVCNSGGPVAAEAQYPVEVVTGPEFVTGSTRMKAGTAQKLVLNMLSTAVMIKLGRVKGNKMVDMQLTNHKLVDRGTRMVMDETGLGEDAAAELLKTYGSVRKAVEQHNRVKKAK, via the coding sequence ATGAGATTAGTTACCGAAAAGGAATCGAATTATAACAACCTGGAGCAAATGCCGGTGGGCGAATTGCTTCATCATATTAATGATGAGGATAAAACTGTGGCCTACGCCGTGGAGAAAGAAATACCCAGGATTGAGAAATTGGTAGAAGTAGTTACCGAACGCATGCGTAATGGCGGCCGCTTATTTTATATAGGTGCAGGTACCAGCGGCAGGCTGGGCGTTGTTGATGCATCTGAGTGCCCACCAACCTATGGTGTGCCCTTTGATTGGGTGATAGGCATTATAGCTGGCGGCGATGGCGCCATACGCCGCGCCGTTGAATTTGCCGAGGACGATCCAGAACAGGCCTGGATAGATATGGGAGAGTATAACATTAACAGTAAGGACGTGGTTGTGGGCATAGCGGCATCGGGCACTACACCTTATGTTATTGGCGGGTTGCGTAAGGCCAACCAAATGGGTTTGGCAACAGGCTGCATTGTATGCAATAGCGGCGGCCCTGTAGCTGCCGAAGCGCAATACCCTGTTGAGGTGGTTACCGGTCCCGAGTTTGTAACCGGATCGACCCGGATGAAGGCGGGTACCGCGCAAAAGCTGGTACTGAATATGCTAAGCACTGCCGTAATGATAAAACTGGGCAGGGTAAAAGGCAATAAAATGGTAGACATGCAGTTAACCAATCATAAACTGGTTGACAGAGGCACCCGCATGGTGATGGACGAGACAGGCTTAGGTGAAGATGCTGCTGCCGAACTTTTAAAAACCTATGGCAGCGTGCGCAAGGCTGTAGAACAGCACAACCGGGTGAAGAAAGCGAAGTGA
- a CDS encoding thiamine pyrophosphokinase, giving the protein MSSHHIVREKQEPALLIAGLNNFSDELLGQLLEWSPTVVVTSDTAEQVQTYGIKIDWLIADEMMGLQQSDIKLMPAGGDEPIIAALKYLVGEGYHAVNLITDNFTASGLERYFEQLDLVVFCGGKKIIAVHPGFSKWKPAGDRMEFLTQPNNFLYTGLSPVEGNIYKTTHDGFISLQFTNPYMLLAEYLD; this is encoded by the coding sequence ATGTCCTCACACCATATTGTACGCGAAAAACAAGAGCCGGCCTTATTGATAGCCGGGTTGAATAACTTTTCTGACGAACTGCTTGGGCAACTGCTGGAATGGAGCCCAACTGTTGTGGTAACTTCCGATACGGCAGAACAGGTACAAACCTATGGTATAAAGATAGACTGGCTAATAGCCGATGAAATGATGGGCTTGCAACAATCGGATATTAAATTAATGCCTGCAGGTGGTGATGAACCAATTATAGCGGCATTGAAATATCTGGTGGGCGAGGGCTACCACGCGGTAAATTTAATTACTGACAATTTTACAGCGAGCGGGCTTGAACGCTATTTTGAACAGCTGGACCTGGTAGTTTTTTGTGGTGGTAAAAAAATAATAGCTGTGCACCCGGGCTTTAGTAAATGGAAACCTGCCGGCGACCGTATGGAATTTTTGACACAACCGAACAATTTTCTGTACACTGGATTGTCGCCTGTGGAGGGCAATATCTATAAAACTACGCACGATGGGTTTATCAGCTTGCAATTTACCAATCCGTATATGCTGCTTGCCGAGTATTTAGATTGA
- a CDS encoding DUF6249 domain-containing protein — protein MENAELLIPILVPLGLFAMIFGIIYLNNREKMAMIERGMDPRAYKAQPAPYKNLKWGLLLIGAGLGLFLAFVLDRSVFNNIGEDNPAIYFALIAIFGGTGLVISYRVEKKEVLDKDTQ, from the coding sequence ATGGAAAACGCAGAATTACTGATCCCTATCTTAGTACCACTGGGACTTTTCGCAATGATCTTCGGGATCATTTATCTAAATAACAGGGAGAAGATGGCTATGATAGAACGTGGTATGGACCCACGCGCTTACAAAGCCCAGCCGGCACCCTATAAAAATCTTAAATGGGGTCTTTTATTAATAGGCGCGGGCTTAGGTTTGTTTTTAGCCTTTGTGCTTGACCGTAGTGTATTTAATAATATCGGCGAAGACAACCCGGCCATTTACTTTGCACTTATTGCCATATTTGGTGGTACAGGGCTGGTGATATCATACCGTGTAGAGAAAAAAGAGGTATTGGATAAGGATACCCAGTAA